CGAGCTCCGCCAGGGAATGAAGGGGCCGGCCCGGCTCGCGTGCGCCCTGCCCGTCATCTACGGGGGCACGCGCTTCTTCGGCCTCTACCAGCCCGCCGACGCGCTCGTCATGCGAGGGCTCCGGGCCGCGGCCCTCGTCGCGCTCTTCTGGTTCTTCTTGCGCGTGGTCGCGTCCTTCGGGGGCAGCGTGCTCGAGAGCGACTGGGGCCGAAACCGCCCTTCGCTCCGCGGCTTCTCGACGTTCTCCCTCAAGGTCGGGAAGTTCGTCGTGTGGGTGCTCGGCGCGGTGACCGTGCTCGGCGAGCTCGGTTACCCCGTCGGCAGCATCATCACCGGCCTCGGCATCGGGAGCATCGCGATCGCGCTCGCCGCCCAGAAGACGATCGAGCACCTCTTCGGCTCGATCTCGATCTTGGTCGATCAGCCCTTCCGCGTCGGAGACACGATCCGCGTGGACGGCATCGAGGGCACCGTCGAGACGGTGGGCCTCCGCTCGACCCGCATTCGTACGGCCGATCGCTCGCTCGTCGTGATCCCGAACGGGAAGCTCGCCGACATGCGCATCGAGTCTCTCTCGGCGCGCGACCGGACACGCTTCGTGTGCAAGCTCCGCATCACGCAGGGCGCGAGCGAGGCCACGCTCGCACGGTTCGTCGCGCTGCTCGACGCGCGCATCCCCGAGCACCCGAAGGTGCGCCGCGAGGACGTCCGCGTGAGGATCTCGTCGATCTCGGACGGGGTCGTCGAGGTGGACGCGGGGTGCAGCCTCGAGACGACCAAGCTCACCGAGCTGGTCGACGCGCGCCAAGAGCTCTTCTTCGTGTGCCTTCGCACGGCGAACGAGGTGGGCGTGGCGCTCGCGGGCCCGCGCGAGGCCCCGGCCGCCCCGCTCCCCGGGTGAGCGCCTGGATCACGCGGGGATCGCCGCCGTCCCCGGCATGGACGAGGGTGGATCCATGATGTGGAAAGTCAGGAAAATTCCGCGCCTCTTGCAGCACGAATTCCGATGTAGGCGCATGTCGCCTCGGCGATTCGGCGGCGGCACGTCCGTTGCTTGGTGGAGGGTGTGATGGGTGCACGCGGCCGGGAGTGGCTGCGGCCGTAACGCGAAGAGGAGTCGGAGGAACATGAGCTCGAAGCGCTTGACTGGTCTCGTGGGCTCGCTCGCAGCGTGTGCGATCGTCGTCGCGTGCGGAGGCGGAGGAACCGAGGACCCAGGCGCGTTCCCGACCGGAACCGGCGACGGCAACGGCAACGGCACGGGGACCGGCAACGGCAACGGCACGGGGACCGGCAACGGCCCCTTCGGCGGCCCGACGCAGCCCGGCGGCGGCAACGTCAACGCGGAGTGCGCGTCGGTCAAGGCGCAGGCCGACAAGCTCCCCCTCGAGATGATCGTGGTGCTCGATAAGTCGGGCAGCATGTGCGAGTACACGCAGAACACGAACCCGCGCGACTGCAACAACACGTCGTCGAAGTGGAAGGTCGTGACGAAGGCGCTCGAGACGTTCTTCCGCAGCTTCGAGTCGGCCGAGATCACCGTGTCGCTCATCGCCTTCCCCAACGGGAACGAGTGCAGCGCGGCCACCTACCAGACGCCCATCGAGCGCCAGAAGCTCCCGCTCGGCGCCGACGCCCTCGTGGCGAAGATGAACGGCCTCTCCCCGAACGGCTCGACGCCGACGACCCCGGCCGCCCAAGGCGCGGTCGCGTACGCGAAGACGGTCGACGCCGCCCTCGCGGGCAAGGGCAAGACCGTGATCGTGTTCGCCACCGACGGCCTCCCCCAAGACTGCAACGGCAACACGATCGCCGCCGCCGGCAACGCCGTGGCCACCGTGTCGTCGACGATCAAATCGTACGTCATCGGCGTCGGCAACCTGCTCACCCCCCTGAACGAGCTCGCCGTGAAGGGTGGGACCACGAAGGCCATCCTCGTGAGCACCGCCAACACGACCCAGGCGAGCACCGACCTCACCACCGCGCTCTCGGCCATCCGCGGCGAGTCGCTCGCGTGCGAGTACGCCATGCCGGCCGCGCCCCAAGGGCAGACGCTCGACATCAACAAGGTCAACGTGCAGTTCACGCTCGAGGGTGGCCAGCCCGAGACGCTGCCCTACAGCGCCGACTGCTCCAACATGAAGGGCTGGCGCTACGACAACGCCCAGGCCCCGACCAAGATCACGCTCTGCCAAAACGCGTGCGACAACGTGAAGGCCGTGGCAGGCACCAAAGCGAAGCTCGACGTCGTGCTCGGCTGCAAGACCGAGGGCGGCACGCCGCGCTGAAGCTCTCGCGCGGGGCCCTCCCACGTCGCCCCCCTTCGGCGGGCGTTTCGGGGTAGGATCCTGCGCGACGATGACCTTTCCCTCGCAGCCGGCCCGCGGACCGTCCGCCGAAGAAACGGCGTGGCAGGGCATGACCCTCGAGGGCTCCGCGTTCGGGCAGATTCGCCTCGACGTCCTCGTGGCCGTGCGCCGCGGAGAGGCCGTGTACCGTGGGCTCGCGATCGACTCGGGCGCGCCGATCGAGGTTCGGCTCTCGCTCGCGCACGCTGGAGACGAGGCCTTCCTCGCGCGGCACGCGGACGACGCCCGTGCGCTCGCCGAGCTTGCACACACGACCCCACATCTGGTTCAGGTCGTCGCGTCGGGCACCGCCGTGGGCCCATCGGGCAAGCTCACCGCGTTCGTCGCCACCGAGTCGCTCGGCGGTCGTACCCTCCGCGCCCAGCTCGATGCTCGCGCAAAAGGCGGAGCATCGCTCGCCGAAGGCCTCGTCATCTTCGGGCCCGTCGTCACGGCGCTCGGAGCCCTCCACGCGAGAGGGCTCTCGCACGGGGCGTTCTCTCCGGCGTCGATCGTCTTCGCGGAGATCTCCGGTCGCTCGGTCACCAAGGTGGTCGATGTCACGCTGGGCGCTTCGGGCGGGACGGAGCCCGAGCCTCGCCTCGAGGGCGCCGAGCTCTTCTACGCGGCCCCGGAGCACTTCAAGCGGACCTACGGGAGCACCGGCCCCGCGACCGACGTGTTCGCCCTCGCGCTGGTGCTCGTCGAGCATCTCTCCGGAGAGCGCGCGCTCCGTTCGTCCGACCCGACGGACCTCTACCTCGAGGTGACGAGCCTCCAGAAACGCCCTACCCCGAAGGCCCGGGGCGTGTCCGTGAGCGACGCGGTCGAGGCCGTGTTCGGGCGCGCGCTCGCCGTGGATCCGAAGAAACGCTACGACGACGTCCCCAAGTTCTGGGAGGCGCTCAACGCCGCGGCGGAAGACCGGCAGAGCCCGGTGTCCCTCGCGCCGAAGCCCCTCACGTCGGGCGAGGCCGCGCTCGCGCGGCGAGGGGAGCGCGCCGAGAAGGCCACGCGTCGCACTCTCGCGCTCCTCGCGATCGCCGCCACGTTCTTGGCGGGAATGGGCGGCAGCCTCTACGTGCGCTCGAAGCGCGCCAAAGAGGCAGCGCCCATCACCACGGCGTCCTCGCCCGTCGCTTCCGCCACGGGGGCAACGGGCGGCGTCGACGCGGCCCCTTCGCCCGCCCAGCTCGCCTCACCCGAAGCCGCGGCCTCGGCGGTCGGCGCACAAGAGTCCCCGGACGCATCCCCCACCGACGGCGGCGCCCCGGCCGAAGGCGCGATGATCCGCGTCCCGCCCTCGGCGTTCCCCATGGGCTCGGACCACGAGTCGCGCGCCGAGAAGCCCATGCATCGCGTGGTCCTCTCCAAGGCCTTCTTCATCGACGCGCTCGAGGTCACGGCAGGCGCCTACGCGGCTTGCGTCGCGAAGGGAGCATGCACGCCGCCGATCGTGCACTTCGGCGCGGGCAGCGACCCTCTCCAGAAGGGGTGCAACACGAGCCCCGAGCGCGCACGCCACCCGGCCAACTGCGTCGATCAAATCCAGGCGGGCAAGTACTGCGCGTTCGCCGGAAAGCGCCTCCCCACCGAGGCCGAGTGGGAGCTCGCCGCGCGTGGCACCGACGGCCGCGACTACCCCTGGGGAGACGCGCCGCCCAAGTCGTGTGCGCAGGGCATCCTGCGTGGGCTCACCGGCGGCTGCGAGAAGAAGCTCGAGACGTTCGAGGTCGGCCTCACCCCCGAAGGAAGGAGCCCGTTCGGTGCCTGGGACATGTCGGGAAATGTGTGGGAATGGGTCGCCGACGGGTTCGCGGACTATCCGGCGACGGAGGTGAAAGACCCGTTCGTCGCGCCGGGCACCGGACCCGACGCCAAGGGTGTCCTCCGGGGCGGCTCGTTCGACTACGCGACGACCGTGGCCAAGACGAGCTCGCGGCTCGGGTTGCTCCGCACGGCGGGCCACGTGAGCACCGGCTTCCGCTGCGCGAAGGACTGAGCTCCGCCGCGCGCTACTCCTTCATGCGGGTCGAGCGGTAGAAGAGCGCCGCGCCGACGACCCACACCGGGACCGACATGATCGCGATCCCCGTGTAGAGCTTGCTCGTGCGCAGCTCGGGTCCGGTCATCACGAGGGTGGCGCCGCCCATCAGGAACGGGAACACGAAGAAGAGACCTGCGAGCACGCGCGCCGTGAACCTGTCTGTGAGCACGGGCGGACCCTAGCAGCCTCCAGCCATTCGCGCATGGGCCCACGAGGCAGGGCGGTTCCGGACGAAGAACGCCGGCGCTCGCCCTAAAAAGACAGCGGGCGGCAGGTCTTGGTATAGTGCGGGTCGTTCCATGCGTACCCCCAAGGCCCTGGCCCTCCCTTCGCTTCTCGTCGTCGCCGCCACCGTGCTCTCGGCGTGCGGCTCGACACCTCCGTTCCTCGTCTTCCGGAGCGCCCCGGGCGAGAAGCTCGCGAGCGTCGACGGCGACCCCGTGCGCACACGAAGCCCCGGCTACGAGGTCTTCCCCGGCGCCAAGGCGGGCTACCACTTCATCCACTCGCCCGAGCAGTGGAAGGAGCTCTTCCCGGGTGGCGAGGTCCCGCCTCTCCCGACGGACCTCGATTTCAAGCGCAAGATGATGATCTTGGCCGTGGGCGACGGGAAGAAGGTCCAGGGCGTCAAGATCACCAAGGTGCTCGACACGGCGAGCACCGTGCACCTCTTCGTCCGCGAGACGCTCGAGGGCGAAAACTGCAAGTCCGAGACCGAATCGAACGCGTACGACGCGGTCATCACCGAGCGCCTCGACAAGAACGTCCAGGTCCACGTCGAGATGGAGCCGGGCAAGTCGTGCGGCGCGCCGCCGAGCGCGAAGGTCATGTGCC
The DNA window shown above is from Myxococcales bacterium and carries:
- a CDS encoding mechanosensitive ion channel family protein — its product is MRSKKPLRLPPWAHALLALVALVTALAARPPSAMAQLKVPTPAPSASAKAANPADDDEAVAFDSPRASMTRYLAAANEGRFVEAAAYLELSKADAPKGPELARMLDIVLARKLWLDPGQLSPHAAGKKDDGLPANVDEIGRIRTKDGKLVPIRIVRKEARSGDEEPRWVFSAQTVSLIDGLYDELGERWARSKLSPFFFRELPGSFLVWHAGALVLLVLLSALVARPLGFVAIGVAGYMAKRARLAWSPELRQGMKGPARLACALPVIYGGTRFFGLYQPADALVMRGLRAAALVALFWFFLRVVASFGGSVLESDWGRNRPSLRGFSTFSLKVGKFVVWVLGAVTVLGELGYPVGSIITGLGIGSIAIALAAQKTIEHLFGSISILVDQPFRVGDTIRVDGIEGTVETVGLRSTRIRTADRSLVVIPNGKLADMRIESLSARDRTRFVCKLRITQGASEATLARFVALLDARIPEHPKVRREDVRVRISSISDGVVEVDAGCSLETTKLTELVDARQELFFVCLRTANEVGVALAGPREAPAAPLPG
- a CDS encoding VWA domain-containing protein, whose amino-acid sequence is MSSKRLTGLVGSLAACAIVVACGGGGTEDPGAFPTGTGDGNGNGTGTGNGNGTGTGNGPFGGPTQPGGGNVNAECASVKAQADKLPLEMIVVLDKSGSMCEYTQNTNPRDCNNTSSKWKVVTKALETFFRSFESAEITVSLIAFPNGNECSAATYQTPIERQKLPLGADALVAKMNGLSPNGSTPTTPAAQGAVAYAKTVDAALAGKGKTVIVFATDGLPQDCNGNTIAAAGNAVATVSSTIKSYVIGVGNLLTPLNELAVKGGTTKAILVSTANTTQASTDLTTALSAIRGESLACEYAMPAAPQGQTLDINKVNVQFTLEGGQPETLPYSADCSNMKGWRYDNAQAPTKITLCQNACDNVKAVAGTKAKLDVVLGCKTEGGTPR
- a CDS encoding formylglycine-generating enzyme family protein, yielding MIRVPPSAFPMGSDHESRAEKPMHRVVLSKAFFIDALEVTAGAYAACVAKGACTPPIVHFGAGSDPLQKGCNTSPERARHPANCVDQIQAGKYCAFAGKRLPTEAEWELAARGTDGRDYPWGDAPPKSCAQGILRGLTGGCEKKLETFEVGLTPEGRSPFGAWDMSGNVWEWVADGFADYPATEVKDPFVAPGTGPDAKGVLRGGSFDYATTVAKTSSRLGLLRTAGHVSTGFRCAKD